A genomic region of Ensifer adhaerens contains the following coding sequences:
- a CDS encoding sensor histidine kinase has product MRVRTEKTDPPVTRLLDAPERLGVLHATVPDMAVPDRDFDGIVEIAAGLFDAPIALVTLIDREWQWFKAAVGTDETRAPSEDAFCAHVSTAADACLVVPDASIDPRFARHRQVKGSPFLRFYAGVPIVLDGQAVGTVCVFDDKPRSAVSPPLVDQLCRLAALAASLFKVKDEARRRALKEAALSREEQRHAMALEAANIGSWLWDIRSGAIAGNSALKRMFGLSAESSVGAREIFGAIHVDDRGATFSKLRQAMKADDEYDGMFRIGDTGRWLLGRGRVHDRDSKGNPLTFIGVTIDVTDQQASVQRTRLLLKELNHRVKNTLAMLQSLARQTLRQTSDPAEFMTAFAGRLQAISEAHGLLSDHEWGTIRLADLIAKQLLPHVSAYADQIELHKDDVSLGPDQAVGLGLVLHELATNAVKYGSLSVPKGKVVLTARNVVEDGDTILHLTWTEVGGPPVREPKRRGFGTILIERSLDKVLGSSVKVEYLPAGVTALIRLPL; this is encoded by the coding sequence ATGCGCGTGAGGACAGAGAAAACGGATCCGCCCGTGACGAGGCTGCTCGACGCGCCCGAGCGTCTTGGCGTTCTGCATGCAACCGTGCCCGATATGGCCGTTCCGGACCGGGACTTCGACGGGATCGTCGAAATCGCCGCAGGACTTTTCGACGCTCCGATTGCGCTGGTGACGCTAATCGACCGTGAATGGCAATGGTTCAAGGCCGCCGTCGGCACCGACGAGACCCGTGCCCCATCCGAAGACGCATTCTGCGCGCATGTGTCGACCGCGGCCGACGCCTGCCTCGTCGTGCCCGATGCTTCGATCGATCCGCGCTTCGCGCGTCACCGGCAGGTCAAGGGGTCGCCATTCTTGCGCTTCTATGCCGGTGTGCCGATCGTGCTCGACGGGCAGGCGGTGGGTACGGTCTGCGTGTTCGACGACAAGCCGCGCTCCGCGGTGTCGCCACCGCTCGTTGATCAGTTGTGCCGGCTGGCCGCGCTCGCCGCGTCCCTGTTCAAGGTCAAGGACGAGGCACGTCGGCGCGCGCTGAAGGAAGCGGCATTGTCACGCGAGGAGCAGCGGCATGCAATGGCGCTCGAGGCGGCCAATATCGGCAGCTGGCTGTGGGATATCCGTTCCGGCGCGATCGCCGGCAATAGCGCGCTGAAACGCATGTTCGGGCTCTCGGCCGAAAGTTCCGTCGGTGCGCGGGAGATCTTCGGTGCGATCCATGTCGACGATCGGGGCGCGACGTTTTCCAAGCTTCGCCAGGCGATGAAGGCCGACGACGAATATGACGGGATGTTCCGTATCGGCGATACCGGTCGCTGGCTGCTCGGCCGCGGCCGCGTGCACGACCGGGACAGCAAGGGCAATCCGCTCACCTTCATCGGCGTGACGATCGATGTCACCGACCAGCAGGCTTCGGTGCAGCGCACGCGGCTGCTGCTCAAAGAACTCAATCACCGGGTCAAGAACACGCTGGCCATGCTGCAATCGCTTGCGCGCCAGACGCTTCGCCAGACAAGCGACCCAGCAGAATTCATGACCGCTTTTGCAGGTCGCCTGCAGGCGATCTCCGAGGCGCATGGTCTGCTCTCCGATCATGAATGGGGCACCATCCGGCTTGCCGACCTGATCGCCAAGCAATTGCTGCCGCATGTGAGCGCCTATGCGGATCAGATCGAGCTGCACAAGGATGACGTGTCGCTTGGTCCAGACCAGGCCGTGGGTCTCGGATTGGTTCTGCACGAGCTTGCAACCAACGCGGTGAAGTACGGATCGCTGTCCGTGCCGAAGGGAAAAGTGGTGTTGACCGCGCGCAACGTCGTCGAAGACGGTGACACGATCCTGCATCTCACCTGGACCGAGGTCGGCGGGCCGCCGGTGCGCGAACCGAAGCGGCGCGGCTTCGGCACCATTCTCATCGAGCGCAGCCTCGACAAGGTGCTGGGTAGCTCGGTGAAGGTCGAGTATCTGCCTGCCGGGGTCACGGCGCTGATCCGCCTGCCGCTTTAG
- a CDS encoding RNA polymerase sigma factor has product MSSEKNDFKREMLAALPSLRAFAMSLIGRHDRADDLVQDTIMKAWAKQDHFEMGTNMKAWLFTILRNELYSQMRKRGREVQDTDGHFTESLAHHPEQYGSLDLQDFRRALDMLPPDQREAIILVGASGFSYEEAATICGCALGTIKSRVNRARQRLQDILQVKGENDYGPDETSAPITSRAFVS; this is encoded by the coding sequence ATGTCGTCCGAAAAGAATGATTTCAAGCGAGAGATGCTTGCCGCGTTACCGAGCCTGCGTGCTTTCGCCATGTCGTTGATCGGTCGCCACGACCGCGCCGACGACCTGGTGCAGGACACGATCATGAAGGCCTGGGCAAAGCAGGACCATTTCGAGATGGGCACCAATATGAAGGCCTGGCTCTTTACGATCCTGCGCAACGAGCTCTACAGCCAGATGCGCAAACGCGGGCGCGAGGTGCAGGATACGGACGGGCACTTCACGGAGTCGCTCGCCCATCATCCCGAGCAATACGGCTCGCTCGACCTGCAGGACTTCCGGCGGGCGCTCGATATGCTGCCGCCGGATCAACGCGAAGCGATCATCCTGGTCGGAGCGTCCGGCTTTTCCTACGAGGAGGCAGCGACGATCTGCGGCTGTGCCCTCGGCACGATCAAGAGCCGAGTCAACCGCGCGCGCCAGCGGCTGCAGGATATCCTGCAGGTGAAAGGTGAAAACGACTACGGACCGGATGAAACCTCGGCTCCGATCACCTCGCGCGCCTTCGTCTCCTGA
- a CDS encoding NepR family anti-sigma factor has translation MKYKTGAGRTTGTTLWTEDPNAQIASKLKALYQSVQEEAIPARFLDLLEKLDAAEQQSVLQGRE, from the coding sequence ATGAAATATAAAACAGGGGCAGGGCGGACCACCGGCACGACCTTATGGACAGAAGACCCGAATGCGCAGATCGCATCAAAGCTGAAGGCGCTCTATCAGTCCGTTCAGGAAGAGGCGATACCCGCGCGTTTTCTCGATCTTCTGGAAAAACTCGACGCAGCCGAGCAGCAATCGGTACTGCAGGGCAGGGAGTGA
- a CDS encoding response regulator, whose amino-acid sequence MTLSTRIAPLLPYLRRYSRALTGSQTSGDAYVAAVLEALIADTSIFPEASNDRVGLFRLFTSLFGSSSVLVPEPVSPFAWEQRASINLATVSPLARQAFLLVSVEGFRPEEAAEVLDVSTEKVGGLLDRASQEISRQVATDIMIIEDEPLIAIDIEQMVESLGHRVTGIARTRDEAIALYKRTRPSMVLADIQLADGSSGIDAVNDILKASAIPVIFITAFPERLLTGERPEPTFLVTKPFNPDMVKALISQALFFNESTKAAA is encoded by the coding sequence ATGACATTGTCCACGCGGATCGCACCGCTTCTGCCGTATCTGCGCCGTTACTCGCGAGCGCTGACCGGCTCGCAGACATCAGGCGACGCCTATGTTGCGGCCGTTCTCGAAGCGCTGATCGCCGACACGTCGATTTTCCCGGAAGCAAGCAATGATCGCGTTGGCCTGTTCCGGCTGTTCACGTCACTCTTCGGTTCCTCGTCCGTGCTTGTGCCGGAACCGGTCTCGCCCTTTGCCTGGGAACAGCGCGCGTCGATCAATCTCGCAACCGTCTCGCCTCTTGCCCGTCAGGCCTTCCTGCTGGTCTCGGTCGAAGGCTTCCGCCCCGAGGAGGCCGCCGAAGTTCTCGACGTGTCCACTGAAAAGGTCGGCGGACTGCTCGACCGCGCCTCGCAGGAAATCTCGCGTCAGGTCGCGACCGATATCATGATCATCGAGGACGAGCCGCTGATCGCCATCGACATCGAACAGATGGTCGAGAGCCTCGGCCACCGGGTCACCGGCATCGCCCGGACGCGCGACGAAGCCATCGCCCTCTACAAGAGGACCCGGCCAAGCATGGTGCTTGCCGACATCCAGCTCGCCGACGGCAGCTCGGGCATCGACGCCGTCAACGACATCCTGAAGGCCAGCGCCATTCCGGTGATCTTCATAACCGCCTTCCCCGAACGGCTCCTGACTGGTGAACGGCCGGAACCGACCTTCCTGGTCACCAAGCCGTTCAACCCGGATATGGTCAAGGCGCTGATCAGCCAGGCATTGTTCTTCAACGAATCCACCAAGGCGGCGGCCTGA
- a CDS encoding FGGY-family carbohydrate kinase: MREFVVAVDVGTGSARAGIFDRKGTLLARADLPIAMNRPEENHAEHDSEDIWRAVCGAVKAAKDKAGIAAESVAAIGFDATCSLVVRDRQGKPLSVNRKGEARCDTIVWLDHRALAEADFCTATGHPVLDFSGRVMSPEMEMPKLMWLKRNLPQQWQKAGFFFDLADYLSWRATGSAARSRCTLTAKWNYLAHEKRGWQSDYLEKIGLEDLLERGGLPEESLPIGSSVGHLNATAAAELALDEGCQVAPGMIDAYAGALGVVGGFIGKPEKLEKQLALIAGTSSCIVAFSKDMKPGFGMWGPYFEAVLPGAWLIEGGQSATGALLDHIVRLHGGGLEPTAATHGRIISRVQELRAELGVAFADRLHVLPDFHGNRSPLADPHGLGVISGLPLDSSFDALCRLYWRTCVAIALGIRHILEMMREVGYQLDTLHVTGGHVRNALLMELYCDVTGCRVVAPEAPDAVLLGTAMAAAVAGGIHEDLAAAGMAMASDGHERLPKASARDAYDRDYRRFLALYRHRDELDGMQ; encoded by the coding sequence ATGCGTGAATTCGTCGTTGCGGTCGATGTCGGTACCGGCAGTGCGCGCGCCGGTATCTTTGACCGGAAGGGCACGCTGCTAGCGCGTGCCGACCTGCCGATCGCCATGAACCGGCCGGAAGAAAACCATGCCGAGCACGATTCCGAGGATATCTGGCGCGCCGTCTGCGGCGCGGTCAAGGCGGCGAAAGACAAAGCCGGGATCGCCGCGGAAAGCGTTGCTGCGATCGGGTTCGACGCAACTTGCTCGCTGGTGGTGCGCGACCGCCAGGGCAAGCCGCTTTCGGTCAACCGCAAGGGCGAGGCGCGCTGCGACACAATCGTCTGGCTCGACCATCGCGCGCTCGCCGAGGCGGATTTCTGCACGGCGACCGGCCATCCGGTGCTCGACTTTTCCGGGCGCGTCATGTCGCCGGAAATGGAAATGCCGAAGCTGATGTGGCTGAAGCGCAATCTGCCGCAACAGTGGCAGAAGGCCGGCTTCTTCTTCGATCTTGCCGACTATCTTTCCTGGAGGGCGACGGGCAGCGCTGCACGTTCGCGCTGCACGCTGACGGCGAAGTGGAACTATCTGGCGCATGAGAAACGCGGCTGGCAGTCCGACTATCTCGAAAAGATCGGACTCGAGGACCTTTTGGAGCGCGGCGGATTACCGGAGGAGAGCTTGCCGATCGGAAGTTCGGTCGGGCATCTGAATGCAACGGCAGCGGCCGAACTCGCTCTGGACGAGGGCTGCCAGGTGGCGCCGGGGATGATCGATGCCTATGCCGGGGCGCTTGGCGTCGTCGGCGGCTTCATCGGAAAGCCGGAGAAGCTCGAAAAGCAACTGGCGCTGATCGCCGGCACGTCGAGCTGCATCGTTGCCTTTTCCAAGGACATGAAGCCGGGCTTCGGCATGTGGGGCCCCTATTTTGAAGCGGTTCTTCCCGGGGCCTGGCTGATCGAGGGCGGCCAGTCGGCGACCGGCGCGCTGCTCGACCATATCGTGCGGCTGCATGGCGGCGGCCTGGAGCCGACGGCGGCGACCCATGGCCGGATCATATCCCGCGTGCAGGAACTGCGTGCCGAGCTGGGGGTGGCCTTTGCCGATCGGCTGCACGTGCTGCCCGATTTCCATGGAAACCGCTCGCCACTCGCCGACCCACATGGTCTGGGTGTCATCAGCGGTCTGCCGCTCGATTCCTCCTTCGACGCGCTTTGCCGCCTTTATTGGCGCACCTGTGTCGCGATCGCGCTCGGCATTCGCCACATCCTGGAGATGATGCGGGAGGTCGGCTACCAGCTCGACACGCTGCACGTCACCGGCGGTCATGTCCGCAATGCGCTGCTGATGGAGCTTTACTGCGATGTTACCGGTTGCCGGGTCGTGGCGCCTGAGGCGCCGGATGCGGTGCTGCTCGGTACGGCAATGGCGGCGGCGGTTGCCGGCGGCATTCATGAGGACCTGGCAGCTGCGGGCATGGCAATGGCGTCGGACGGACATGAACGCCTGCCGAAGGCTAGCGCTCGTGACGCTTACGATCGCGATTACCGCCGTTTCCTGGCACTCTACCGCCACCGTGACGAACTCGACGGGATGCAGTGA
- a CDS encoding HAD family hydrolase has translation MADAQSRLVIFDCDGVLVDSEPISLEVLVDVLSAAGVSMTTEEATERFLGRSLKSMSAILHEEYGLATDDAFLEGMRLRLYDRFRTELQPVAGIRQAVEGLSGACCVASSSQPERIRLSLTVTGLIDLFEPNIFSATMVKHGKPAPDLFLHASRQMGFAPQDCVVVEDSPAGIEAAKAAGMRVFAFAGGSHARTDKHRQSLSELSPDVLFDDMGELLQFVGR, from the coding sequence ATGGCGGACGCTCAGTCCAGGCTGGTGATTTTCGATTGCGACGGTGTGCTTGTCGACAGCGAACCGATCTCGCTGGAGGTGCTCGTGGACGTGCTCTCGGCCGCCGGCGTTTCGATGACCACCGAGGAAGCGACGGAACGCTTTCTCGGGCGCAGCCTGAAGAGCATGTCGGCGATCCTGCACGAGGAATACGGTCTTGCCACCGACGACGCGTTTCTCGAAGGCATGCGCCTTCGCCTTTACGATCGTTTCCGCACCGAACTGCAGCCTGTTGCGGGAATTCGCCAGGCGGTCGAGGGGCTCTCGGGCGCGTGCTGCGTCGCCTCGTCCAGTCAGCCGGAACGCATCCGCCTGTCGCTCACCGTCACCGGCCTCATCGACCTCTTCGAGCCGAACATCTTCTCCGCTACCATGGTGAAACACGGCAAGCCGGCGCCCGATCTCTTCCTGCATGCGAGCCGACAAATGGGCTTCGCGCCTCAGGATTGCGTCGTCGTCGAGGATAGCCCGGCCGGTATCGAAGCGGCGAAGGCGGCGGGCATGCGGGTCTTCGCCTTTGCCGGCGGTAGCCACGCACGAACTGACAAGCATCGGCAAAGTCTCTCCGAGCTCAGCCCCGACGTGCTGTTTGACGATATGGGTGAATTGTTACAGTTTGTCGGCAGATAG
- a CDS encoding mannitol dehydrogenase family protein, which yields MTTKLSTAALDTIKAKAGVPNYDRSQLAAGIVHFGVGNFHRAHQAVYLDDLFNAGHDRDWAIIGAGVLPSDATMRAKLAAQDFLTTVVEQDNNRTGAHVTGAMIDYLEPGDVAAIVARLTDPAIRIVSLTITEGGYFIDPASGVFNPTHPDIVADAQNPATPKTVFGLIVAGLKARRDKNVPPFTVMSCDNIPGNGEVTHAAVAGLARLFDPAFADWIEANVAFPNGMVDRITPATGAREIGIVADEYGIEDAWPVFCEEFKQWVLEDHFPLGRPALEKVGVQFVSDVAPYEHMKIRILNGGHAAIAYPAALLDIHFVHEAMEEPLIRAFLAKLEHDEIIPVIPPVPNTDLGDYYELIETRFSNPKIGDTIPRLAQDGSNRQPKFILPSTADRLARGEDVVGLSLVSALWCRYFAGTSDSGKAIIFNDQSADRLNEAALAAKDDPMAFLALGDIFGDVARSDHFRHRFSHALKTLWEKGTRATLQLYLDDKLTA from the coding sequence ATGACGACCAAACTCTCAACTGCCGCCCTCGACACGATCAAGGCCAAAGCCGGGGTGCCGAACTACGACCGATCGCAATTGGCGGCCGGCATCGTGCACTTCGGCGTCGGCAACTTCCACCGGGCGCATCAGGCCGTCTATCTCGACGATCTCTTCAACGCGGGTCATGATCGCGACTGGGCCATCATCGGCGCCGGTGTGCTTCCCTCCGACGCTACGATGCGCGCCAAGCTCGCCGCGCAGGATTTCCTGACGACCGTCGTCGAGCAGGACAACAACCGCACCGGCGCCCATGTCACCGGCGCGATGATCGACTATCTGGAACCCGGCGATGTCGCGGCGATCGTTGCGCGGCTTACCGATCCGGCAATCCGGATCGTCTCGTTAACGATCACCGAGGGCGGCTATTTCATCGATCCGGCTTCAGGTGTGTTCAACCCGACCCACCCTGATATTGTTGCCGATGCGCAGAACCCGGCGACCCCGAAGACGGTGTTCGGACTGATCGTCGCCGGCCTGAAGGCGCGTCGCGACAAGAACGTGCCGCCCTTCACCGTGATGTCCTGCGACAACATACCGGGCAATGGCGAAGTCACTCACGCGGCGGTCGCGGGGCTCGCCCGTCTGTTCGACCCGGCCTTCGCCGACTGGATCGAGGCCAATGTCGCCTTCCCGAACGGCATGGTGGACCGGATCACCCCGGCGACTGGTGCGCGCGAGATCGGCATTGTCGCCGACGAATATGGCATCGAGGACGCATGGCCGGTATTCTGCGAGGAGTTCAAGCAGTGGGTGCTTGAGGATCATTTCCCGCTTGGCCGCCCGGCGCTGGAGAAGGTCGGGGTCCAGTTCGTGTCTGACGTCGCACCCTACGAGCACATGAAAATCCGCATTCTCAACGGCGGGCATGCGGCGATCGCCTATCCCGCCGCCTTGCTCGACATCCATTTCGTCCATGAGGCGATGGAGGAGCCGCTGATCCGGGCCTTCCTTGCCAAGCTGGAACATGATGAGATCATTCCGGTCATTCCGCCGGTGCCGAACACCGATCTTGGCGACTACTACGAGCTGATCGAGACGCGCTTTTCCAATCCGAAGATCGGCGACACGATCCCGCGGCTGGCGCAGGACGGCTCCAACCGGCAGCCAAAATTCATCCTGCCTTCGACCGCCGACCGGCTGGCGCGCGGAGAGGATGTCGTGGGTCTCTCGCTGGTGTCGGCGCTGTGGTGCCGCTATTTCGCGGGTACGTCGGACAGCGGCAAGGCGATCATCTTCAACGACCAGAGCGCCGACCGGCTGAACGAGGCCGCACTTGCCGCCAAGGACGATCCGATGGCCTTTCTGGCGCTCGGCGATATCTTCGGCGACGTCGCGCGCTCCGACCACTTCCGCCACCGTTTCAGCCATGCATTGAAAACCCTCTGGGAAAAGGGTACGCGCGCTACGCTCCAGCTTTATCTGGACGACAAGCTCACCGCATAA